TGATCCTCCAGGCTGATCCACGGCATGTACTGGCGGCCGTTGCCCAGGCGTGCGCCGAGGCCGAACGAGAACAGCGGCTTGAGCCTGCCGAGCAGGCCACCCGAACGGGACAGCACCAGGCCCGTGCGCAACAGCACCACGCGCGTGCCCGAGGAGGCCGCCTGCGTGGTGGCCGCCTCCCAGTCCTGGCACAGCCTGGCCAGAAACCCGTGGCCCGCCGGCGCCGACTCGTCGGTGATCCGATCGCGCGTGTCGCCGTAGAAACCCACGGCGCTCGCGTTGATCAGCACCGGCACACCGGCGTCGACGACAGCGCCGGACAGCACCTCGGTGGGGCCGATGCGACTGTCCCGCAGGCTCTGTTTGAAGGCCCCGGACCAGCGTTTGTCACCCATGCTGACACCGCACAGGTTCACCACGACATCCACGCCGTGCAGCGCGGTCGCGTCGAACTCGCCGGTGTCGGGGTTCCAGAACAGCTCATCGGGATTCGACGGTGCCCTGCGCACGATGCGCAGCACGCGGTGGCCGTCGGCACGCAGCGCCGACGTCAGTGCCGAACCGATCAGGCCAGAGGACCCCGCGATCGCGATGACGGCGTCGGCCACGATGCCTCAACCCCTCCTCATCCCTGCACGCTGCCCCGGCTGGGGCGGATCACAGGCCCAGATCGGCCTCGAACGCGCCCTCCTCGAGCCTGCGCTTGATCGTCGTCAGGAACCGTCCGGCGTCGGCGCCGTCGATCAGCCGGTGATCGTAGGTCAGCGGCAGGTAGCACACCGAACGCACGCCGATCGACTCGTTGCCGTACTCGTCGACGATCACCCGCGGCCGCTTCACGATGGCGCCGGTGCCCAGCATCGCCGCCTGCGGCGGCACCAGGATGGGGGTGTCGAAGAGCGCGCCCTGGCTGCCGATGTTGGTGATCGTGAACGTGCCGCCGGCCAGCTCGTCGGGCTTGAGGTTGCCCGAGCGGGCCCGCGCGGCGATGTCGGAGATGGCGCGCGCAAGGCCGCCCAGCGAGAGGTCACCGGCGTTGTGGATCACCGGCGACAGCAGACCCTGGTCGGTGTCCACCGCGAAGCCGAGGTGCTCGGCGTCGTAGTAGGTGATCTCCTTGGTTTCCTCGTTGTAGCTGGCGTTGACGTTCGGGTGGATCTTGAGCGCGTCGATCACGGCACGGGCGATGAACGGCAGGAACGTGAGGTTGACGCCCTCGCGCTCGGCGAACTCGGCCTTGGCGCGTGCCCGCAGCGCCACGATCTTGGTCATGTCGACCTCGTGGGTCTGGGTCAACTGCGCGGTCGCCTGCAGGGATTCCCGCGTCTTCTTCGCGGTGATCTGACGGATCCGGTTGGCCTTCTGTGTGGTGCCGCGCAGGTGCGCGAGCGCCGGGGCCGGAGCCGCGGGCGCAGCGGCCGACGCCGCAGGCGCGGCAGGTGCCGCAGGTGCCGCAGGGGCCTGCTTGGTTTCCTTCGCCTTCTCGGCGGCCGCCAGCACGTCCTGCTTGCGGATGCGGCCACCGACACCGGTGCCCTTGACCGTGGCGAGGTCGATCCCGTTCTCCGCGGCCAGCTTCCGCACGAGCGGCGTGACGTACGGCGCGCTGTCGGAGCTCGACGCGGGGGCCGGCTCGGCCTTGGGTTCGGGCTTGGGTTCGGGCTCCGGCTTGGGTTCGGCCTTGGGCTCCGGCTTGGGTTCGGCCTTGGGCTCCGGCTTGGGTTCGGCCTTGGGTTCGGGCTTGGGTTCGGCCTTGGGTTCGGGCTTGGGTTCGGGCTTGGCCTCCTGGGCCGCGCCGGCATCGCCGATCTTGGCGAGCTCGCCACCGACCTCGACGGTGTCGTCCTCCTGCGCGGTGATCGACAGCAGGGTGCCCGCCACCGGGGACGGGATCTCGGTGTCGACCTTGTCGGTGGACACCTCGACGATCGGCTCGTCGACCTCGACCTTGTCGCCGACGCTCTTCAACCACCGGGTGACGGTGCCCTCGGTGACCGACTCGCCCAACTCGGGCATCAGGATCGGCGTGGCCGAGCCGCCACCGTCCTGCCGGGGCGGCTCCGGCGCCGAATCCACGGACTCCGACGGGGCCGCGGTCGGCTGGGTCTGCTCCGGCTCGGGTTCCGGCTCGGGCTCGGGCTCGGATGCCGCAGAGGAGTCGTCGGCGGGCGCCTCACCGGCCTCGCCGATCACCGCGAGCTCGCCACCGATCTCCACGGTGTCGTCTTCCTGCGCGACGATCTTCGTCAGCACACCGGCGGCCGGGGAGGGGATCTCGGTGTCGACCTTGTCGGTGGACACCTCGAGCAGTGGCTCGTCGAGTTCGACGGTGTCGCCCTCCTGCTTGAGCCAGCGGGTCACCGTCCCCTCTGTGACACTCTCACCTAGTGCGGGCATCTGGACGGAGATGGCCATGTGTGTTGACTCCCTCGGACGGTCACTTTTGACGACTCGAACTCTGGCTTACCACAGTCACGTGCACCGGGTACGGCACCTAACTGGAATGTCAGGACCATCCTGTCATTGGTCGGTCATTCGTACGAACTCAGGGTTACCGAGCGCACCTGAAAGCTCTGGCACTATCGAAAACGGGGCCCACGCAGTGAGGAGATCGATCCGTTGGGATGGTTCGACAAGTTCCGCCGCGGTGGATCGGTCCGCGGCGGCGATCCCGCGGCCGATCTTCAGTACCTGCAGAGATGGGTGGCCGAGCACACCGGCGTCGAGGCGTACGTGGAGCCTCGGACCACCGTCACCGATGTCACCGTCGTGCTCGTCGCGGCCGACGGTGAGTGGACCCGGCGGCGCGCCGGGGGAGACGCCGGAGCCCGCAGGCTCAGTGACCGTCTGAAGATCCCGGTGTACGACGTCCAGAAGACCGGTTATCCGCAACGTATGCGCGATTACGACGCGCGCCGCCGGATCGAACGCGAACGCGCGGCCCGGCGCGAGCTCGAAGAGAGCTGACGCCGCTCTAGCCGGTACCGCCGGTATTGGATACTGTTCGTCACGGCATTCTCATCGGCGCCACGCAGGGGGCAACATGCAGAGCTTCGTCACGAGCCAGGACGGCACGCGCATCGCGGTCTACGAACAGGGCGACCCCGAGCGCCCCACCCTGGTGATGGCCCACGGCTGGCCCGACTCGCACGTGCTGTGGGACGGCGTCGTGGCCGAACTGGGCGAGGGCTACCGCATCGTGCGCTACGACAACCGCGGCGCGGGCGCCTCCGACGTTCCCAAGGCCACATCGGCGTTCACGATGGCACGCTTCGCCGACGACTTCTCGGCCGTGGTCGACCAGGTCAGCCCGGACCGGCCCGTCCACGTACTGGCCCACGACTGGGGGTCGGTGGGTATCTGGGAGTACCTGAGCCGTCCCGGATCCGGGGCGCGGGTGGCGTCGTTCACGTCGGTATCCGGCCCGAGTACCGACCACTACGGCGCGTACGTGCGGCGCGGTCTGGCCCGGCCGTACCGGCCCGTCCGGTTCGCCAGGGCGGTCAACCTCGCCTCGCGGTTCAGTTACTGGATCCCGTTCTCGATCCCGGTGCTCGCGCCCGCGCTCATGCGCCGTGGGGCGGCGCGCCGCCTGCAGGCGATCGACACCCCCGGCCCCAAGTTCCAGTCCGACAACCTCGACATCGACGCGGCCAACTCGCTGAAGATCTACCGCGCCAACGCGATCCGCTCGCTGACCCATGTGCGCCAGGACCACTACGTGCAGGTGCCCGTGCAGCTGATCTGCAACCAGAAGGATCCCGTCGTGCGCGGCGAGGGCTACCGCGACGAGTCGAGGTGGGTGCCGATGCTGTGGCGGCGCGACCTCAACGCCGGGCACTGGGCGCCGTTCTCCCATGCGCCCGCGATCGCGCGGGCCGTGAGCGAGCTGGTCGACCACATCGAAGGCGCCCCACCGGCCCGCACGCTGCGACGCGCCCAGGTGGGCAGGCCACGAAAGCCCTTCGGCGACATGCTCGTCTCGGTGACCGGCGCCGCCAGCGGTATCGGGCGGGCCACCGCACTGGAATTCGCCCGGCTGGGCGCCGAGATCGTCGTCAGCGACATCGACGAGGCCGGGGCCAAGGCCACGGCCACCGCGATCGACGAGGCGGGCGGCGTGGCCCACGCCTACGGTGTCGACGTGGCCGACGCCGAGGCGGTCGAGCGGTTCGCCGTCGACGTCTGCGCGAGGCACGGCGTGCCCGACATCGTCGTCAACAACGCGGGCGTCGGGCACGCGGGCAACTTCCTGGACACCCCGGCCGATCAGTACGAGCGCGTGCTCGACATCAACTTCGGCGGCGTGGTGAACTGCTGCCGATCCTTCGGGCGCCGCCTCGTCCAGCGCGGCACGGGCGGCCACATCGTCAACGTCGCATCCATGGCGGCCTATTCACCTGCCGGCGCGATGAACGCCTATGCCACGAGCAAGGCCGCGGTGTTCATGTTCTCCGATTGCCTGCGCGCCGAACTCGCCTCGGCCGGTATCGGGGTCACCACACTGTGCCCGGGCCTGATCGACACCAAGATCGTCGACACCACGCGCTTCGACGTCCCGGCGCACAAGGCCGAGCGGGTCGAGAAGCGGCGCGCAGAGATCAAAAAGCGCTTCCAGGCGCGCCGCTACGGTCCCGAGAAGGTCGCCGAGGCCGTCGTGTCCGCGGTGTCTCGCAACCAGGCGCTGCGGCCGGTGGCCCCGGAAGCCTATGTGGCCTACGGGGTTTCCCGGCTCTTCCCGGCTGCGTTGCGACGCGCGGCCCGCGCGCAGGTGCTCTGAGCGGCCGTCAGCCGTTGGCCGCGATGTCTTCCAGGACGGCGAACATCGTCCGTGTCGGCACGCCCGTACCGCCCTTGGGCGTGTACCCCCACGGCCCGCCGGTGTTGTACGCCGGTGCCGCGACATCGATATGGGCCCACTGCACACCGTCGGCGACGAACTCGCGCAGGTAGGTGCCCGCCACGAGCATGCCCGCGAAACGTGATCCGCTGACGTTGGCCAGATCGGCGACGGTGGACTTGAGATCGTCGCGCAGTTCCTCGGGAAGCGGCATGGCCCAACCGTTCTCCCCGATCTCCTGCGACCGTGTCGCCACCCGGTCGCGGAACTCGTCGCTGCCCATCACGCCGGGCGTGCGCGCGCCGAGCGCCACGGTCTGCGCACCGGTCAGCGTCGACGTCTCGATCAGGTAGTCGGGATCGTCCTCACAGGCACGCACGATCGCGTCGGCGAGGATCAACCGGCCCTCGGCGTCGGTGTTGAGCACCTCGACGGTGGTGCCGCCGTACTGGGTCAGCACGTCACCGGGCCGCTGCGCGGTCGCCGAGGGCATGTTCTCGGCCATCGGCACGGTCGCGATCACGTCGATCGGCAACTGGCGCACCGCGGCGAGCACCACGGTCGCGACGACCGCGGCCGCACCGCCCATGTCGGAGGTCATGTGGTGCATGTTGGCGGCGGGCTTGATCGAGATGCCGCCGGTGTCGAACGTGATGCCCTTGCCGACGAGCGCGACGCGCTTGCCCTTGCGCTTGGCGCCGAGGTGGCTGAGCCGCACCAGCCGCGGCGGGCGCGCCGAGCCCTTGCCGACGCCGATGATGCCGCCGTAGCCTGCCTTCTCCAGCGCCTTCTCGTCGAGAACCTCGACCTTGAGGCCTGCCGACTCGCCCAAAGCCTTTGCCCGCTTGGCGAATTCGTCGGGGAACAGGTGGCTGGGCGGGGTGTTGACGAGGTTACGAGCAGTCGCGACCGCGGTCGCGATGTCGACGCCGCGTTGCGCTTCGGCCTTGGTCGCGGACTTCGTGTCGTGCGCCAGCACGGTGATGGCGGTCAGCCCGGGGTCCTTGGGCGCGGTCCTCTCGCTGCGGAAGTCGCTGAACCGGTAGGCGCCGAGGATCAGGCCCTCCACGGTGGCGGCGAGGGCCTGCGGGCCGAGCGCCGACAGCGTGGTGATGACCGTGGACACCTTGTCCAGGGCCCTGGCCGCGTTGCCTGCCGCGCGGCGGATGACGTCCGCGGGCCACTCGTCGCGGGCCTTGCCGAGGCCCACGGCGAGCACACTGGCGACCGGGAGCGCATCCACGACCAGCCGGTGGGTCTGCCCCTCGCCGCCGGTCGCGCCGAGGGCCCTGAGGCCGGATTCGATCGCGGTGACGACGGTGGCGTCGAAGAAGGGGGCGGGCGTCAGCAGCTTCGGGGCGGAATTCTTGCCCGAGTTCTTCTCGCCGGAGTCGGAGCTGACGACGCCGACGACGAGAACCGCATCGGCGACGCCCCTGCGGGGCAACGACGAGCTGACGGTGACGGTGGGGGCCTGGTAACCGGGTGCGTTGCTCACCCGCACAACCTTAAGGCGTGCCGACAACTGGTTGCGGTCGAGTCGTCGGAGCGGCACGGCGATTCGGCAGGGGCCGACAAAGCCCTCCCGCCCGGCGGCGGCGCGGTGCCGAACGCCTCAACCGAGGTTGTCGGACACGCTCTGGCCGGTCTTGCCGGGAGTGAGCGCGAAGGCGGGCACCGGCTGATCGAAACCTTTCAGCTTCAGCTCGCGTGGTCCGGATGCGGGCCAGTCGGGGAGTGCGTCGCGCAGCGCGGCCGACACCAGCACCTGTCCGGGCTCGGCGGCCTGCACGAGCCGCGCGGCCCGGTTCACCGAGCTGCCGAAGTAGTCGCCGTTGATCGCCAGCACCGATCCGAAGTCCAATCCAGCCCGCACGCGCACATGTGCCTGCCTGGCCTTCGGGTGCTCGACGAGCTCGACGGCCGCGGTGGCCAGCAAGTGCGGTGTGGTGGCGACCCACATCACGGCGTCGCCGATGAACTTCACCACGCGACCGCCCGCGGCGTGCACCACATCTGCTGCGGCCGAACTGAATCCGTTGAGCAGGTCGGTCAGCTCGACGGTGGTCAGCATTTGGGTCAACGCGGTGAAGTCCGAGAGGTCGGCGAAACCGACACCGCATTCGACCGTCGTGGAGCCGTCACGGATGACGTGTTCGAAGTAGGTGCGGGTGCTCATCAGATGATGGCGGTGCGCGGCATCCATCAATGCCCCGAGCCGTGGGATGTACGACGCCGCGGTGCGGTACGCCATGGCGGTGGTGAGCTCGTCGTGCGTCAGGTCGATCTGGATGTCCGGCGAGGTCGCCCGGATCATCGACGACTCGGCCTCGGAGATGCGGGCCAACGCCGAGCCGATGACCCGCAACAACCCCGTTGCGGCCTCCTCGCCGAGGACCGCGCGCATCTCCGCCCACGTGCGCAGACCTTCGACGTCGGCCTGACTGAGGGCGACCACGTCGACCCCGGCGACGGTCAGGCCCAGTGCGGCCCACGCGCGTTCCACGTCGGCGACGGACAGGCCGAGTTCGCCGGCGGCGGTCCGCAAGCTGTGGATCGCGGGCCCCGACGCCTGCAGGTGGTCACCCGCGAGCCCGAACAACCGGCCGCGGCGCTCCGCGTCGACCATCTCCTCGGCGGTGAAACCCAGCCCGTCGAGGTAGGAGATGAGCGGCGCGCGACGGCGGGCATCGGCGATCCCCGCGGCTTCGAGCGCATCGAGATCGACCACGGGTCAAGTGTGGCAGTCGGGCCGCCACACGAGGGGCCGATCGATAAGGTGAGGACGTGAGTGACGACCTGCTGCATGGACCGCTGGAAGACCGCCACCGTGAACTGGGGGCCAGCTTCGCCGAATTCGGCGGCTGGCTCATGCCGGTCTCGTATGCGGGCACTGTCACCGAACACAACGCCACGCGCAACGCGGTGGGCCTGTTCGACGTCAGCCACCTGGGCAAGGCCCTCGTCCGAGGCCCCGGCGCGGCGGCGTACGTCAACTCCGCACTGACCAACGACCTCGGCAAGATCGGGCCCGGTAAGGCGCAGTACACGTTGTGCTGCACCGAATCCGGTGGCGTCATCGACGATCTGATCGCCTACTACGTGTCCGACGACGAGATCTTCCTGGTGCCCAATGCCGCGAACACGGCCGCGGTGGTCGCCGAGCTCAAGCGCCATGCGCCGGACGGGCTGACCATCACCGACGAGCACCGCTCGTACGCCGTGCTGGCGGTGCAGGGCCCGAAGTCGGCCGAGGTGCTCGACGGGCTCGGCCTGCCCACGGACATGGACTACATGGGGTACGCCGACGCCGAGTTCGACGGGGCGTTCGTGCGGGTCTGCCGCACCGGTTACACCGGTGAACACGGCTACGAACTGTTGCCCGCGTGGGACCGTGCCGGTGCGGTGTTCGACGCGCTGGTCTCGGCCGTGCGCGCCGCCGGCGGCGAACCCGCAGGCCTGGGTGCGCGCGACACGCTGCGCACCGAGATGGGCTACCCGCTGCACGGTCACGAACTGTCGCTGGAGATCTCGCCGCTGCAGGCCCGCTGCGGCTGGGCGGTCGGATGGAAGAAGGACGCGTTCTGGGGACGCGACGCGCTGCTCGCCGAGAAGGAAAGCGGGCCGAAACGAGTGCTGCGCGGTCTCCGGGCGGTCGGCCGCGGTGTGCTGCGCGCCGACCTGGCGGTGCTCGACGGGGACGCCGGCATCGGCGTCACCACCTCGGGCACGTTCTCGCCGACGCTCAAGGCCGGCATCGCGCTCGCACTCATCGACACCGCGCACGACATCGCCGACGGTCAGCGCGTCACGGTCGACGTGCGTGGCCGCGCGGTGGACTGTGAGGTCGTCAAACCGCCGTTCGTCACACCGAGCACCAGGTAGATCCCGATCCGGGCAAAAATGGCTGGCATGCAGGCGATACAATCGCCGTATGAATAGCGGTCCGCTCGAGTTCACGGTTTCTGTCAACACGAATCCGGCGACCGATGCGGTACGCGAATCCATTCTCGCCAACCCGGGTTTCGGCAAGTACTACACCGACCACATGGTGTCGATCGACTACACCGTGGACGAGGGCTGGCACAACGCGCGGGTGATGCCGTACGGCCCCATCCAGCTCGATCCCTCGGCGATCGTGCTGCACTACGCGCAGGAGATCTTCGAGGGTCTCAAGGCCTACCGTTGGGCCGACGGGTCGATCGTGTCGTTCCGGCCGGAGTCCAACGCCGCTCGGCTGCGGTCCTCGGCGCGCCGGCTGGCCATCCCGGAACTGCCCGACGAGGTGTTCATCGAGTCGCTGCGGCAGTTGATCGCGGTCGACGAGAAGTGGGTGCCGCCCGCCGGTGGTGAAGAGTCGCTCTATCTGCGGCCGTTCGTCATCGCCACGGAGCCCGGCCTGGGGGTGCGCCCGGCCAACGAGTACCGCTACCTGCTCATCGCATCGCCCGCAGGCGCCTACTTCAAGGGTGGCATCAAGCCGGTGAGCGTGTGGCTGTCGCACGAGTACGTGCGGGCCTCGCCCGGCGGTACCGGCGCGGCGAAGTTCGGTGGCAACTACGCGGCGTCGCTGCTCGCGCAGGCGCAGGCCGCCGACAACGGCTGCGATCAGGTCGTGTGGCTCGACGCGATCGAGCGCCGCTACGTCGAAGAGATGGGTGGCATGAACCTGTTCTTCGTGTTCGGCAGCGGCGGCTCGGCTCGCCTGGTCACGCCCGAGCTGTCGGGCTCGCTGCTGCCCGGCATCACGCGGGATTCGTTGCTGCAGTTGGCGACCGACGCCGGCTTCGCGGTCGAGGAACGCAAGCTCGATGTCGACGAATGGCAGAAGAAGGCCGGCGCGGGCGAGATCACCGAGGTGTTCGCGTGCGGTACCGCCGCCGTCATCACACCCGTGTCGCACGTCAAGCACCACGACGGCGAATTCACCATCGCCGACGGTCAGCCGGGTGAGATCACCATGGCGCTGCGCGACACCCTCACCGGGATCCAGCGCGGCACGTTCGCCGACACCCACGGCTGGATGGCCCGGCTGAACTAGCCGATCGCCAGGCCCAGCGCGGCCAGGGTCGTCGTCACCTCGACGGCGGCCCCCAGCACATCACCGGTGATGCCGCCGAACCGGCGCACACAGTGCGCCACGAGCGCGGCCGAACATCCGACCGCGACCAGCACCGCGAGCGGGCCTTGCCAGGGCCGGTCGGTCGCGACGACCGCGAGCCCGGCGAGCACCAGGATCCAGGCCGCGACGACCCAGCGCGGTTGGCTGCCCGCAACGGCGGCGCCCAGTGTGCTGCCCACCGCCGCGGGCACCGAACGGCGGCACGCGGCCACCACCGCGACCCGGCCGGCCGCGACCGCGGTGATCACGGCGATCGCGCTCAGCTCGGCGAACGTCAGTGCCTGCACGGCGATCACGATGACCACCGCGGCGACGCCGAACGGTCCCGCCGAGCCGTCGCGCATCACCGCGAGGGCACGTTCCGGCGGCCCGTAGCAGCCCAGCCCGTCGACGGTGTCGCAGAACCCGTCGATGTGCAGGCCCCTCGTGGCAAGTAGCAGGACCGCCACCGCGAGCACACCCGGCAGCGGACTGCTCGGTGCGAAGGCCCACTGTCCGGCCCACACCACGGCTGCGGTCAGTGCGCCGAGCGCGAGGCCCACGACGGGCAGCGCGGTAAGCGCACCGCGTCCCACACCGGCCGACGTGCGGACCGGCAGCACCGTGCCGAACGCGAAAGCCCCTGCCAGTGAACGGTTCACGACCGCTCTACGGCGTCGCCCGAATCGGAGATACCGGCCTCGTCGAACGTGGCCATCGAGCCCAGGGTGGCGATCGCGGCGCGCACGACGGGCAATGCGACGGCCGCCCCGGTGCCCTCGCCCAACCGCATCTGCAGGTCCAGGATCGGGTCGAGTCGGAGATGCGTGAGCGCCAGCGCATGTGCGGGCTCGGTCGATCGGTGTCCGGCCTGCCACCATTCCCGCGCCCCGGGGGCGAGGCGTTCGGCGACCAGCGCGGCCGCCGTCACCACGAGCCCGTCGAGCAGCACCGGCGTGCGGCGCAGCGCGGCCTGCGCGCAGAAACCGGCCATCGCCGCCAGATCCGCTCCGCCGCACACCCTCAGCAGACCCAGCGGATCGTCGACGACGCCGCGGACCCGGTACAGCGCATCACGCACCGCGCTGGTCTTGCGCATCCAGCCCGCGTCGTCGATACCGGTGCCGCGGCCGACCACCACGACGGGTTCGGCGCCGGTCAGTGCCGCGACAAGGGTGGTGGCGGCCGTGGTGTTCCCGATGCCCATGTCGCCTGCGATGAGCAGATCCGCACCCGCGTCGACCTCTTCGTCGGCGATGCTGCGGCCCGCGGCGACGGCGGCGGCCGCCTCGTCGGCGCTCAGCGCGTCCTCGACGGCGATGTTGCCTGAGCCGCGGCGCACCTTGTGGGCGCCGATCGCGGGGGAGTGCGGTTGGTCGCAGTCGACGCAGACGTCGGCGACGCGTACCGACGCGCCCGCGACGTCGGCCAGCGCGTTGATCGCGGCGCCGCCCGCGTCGAAGTTGGCGACCATCTGAGCGGTGACTTCGGCCGGGTACGCCGAGACCCCGGACCTCGTGACGCCGTGGTCACCGGCGAACACCACGATGCGGGGACGCGTCAGCGGCTGCGGCGGGCATGTGCCCTGGCATGCCGCGATCCACACCGACAGTTCTTCGAGCCTGCCGAGGGAACCCGGAGGTTTGGTCAGCCGGTTCTGCCGGTCGCGTGCCGCGGCGGCCGCGCCGGCGTCTGGCGCGGCGACGCTGTCGAACGCGACCTGGGTTTCGGTCATGTCGGCTCCTTCACGGTTACCGGCTGGCCTGCCACGACGAGCACCACGCGCTCGCACACCGCGGCGAGGCGCTGGTTGACGGTGCCGAGCTCGTCGGCGAACCGGCGCCCGGCCGCGGTCGCGGGAACGACGGTCAGGCCGACCTCGGGGCTGACCATGACCAGGGGCGCGGGGAACGCATCGACCGCGTCGACCAGGGCCGCGATGTCTTTGCCGACGGCCTCGCTCGCCGAGTCGACGTTCCATGCGTCACGGCGGTCCATCGTCGCGGTCAGCCAGCCACCGATGTCGTCGACCAGTGTCGCGACGGGCGGCGCACCGGTGAGCGTGGCGGCCAGCTCTGTCGTCTCGACGGTCTGCCAGTGCGCCGGGCGACGCACCCGGTGCGCCTCGACGCGGGTCGCCCAACTCGCATCGCCGTCGGGCGCCGGTCCCGTCGCCACGTAACGCACCGGCGCGTCAGCGCCTGCAAGTTGCTGCGCGACGGATTCCGCCCACTGCGATTTTCCGGATCGGATGCCGCCGAGCACGAGGACGCGCACGATGTCAGGCGGGACTCAGGGCGGGCATCAAGCGACTTCGGCGCCGCGCTCGACCATCGGGCGCGGAGCCCGCATACGACGCAGCTGCGATGCTCGGCTCGACGCGTAAAAGCCCAGCTTCCAACCACTTTCGGTGTTGCCGGGGAACTTCGCATCGACCAGGCGGTTGACCTTGCGGCCCAGGATGAACCCGTCGAGCACCATCACCAGGACCAGCACCAGCATCGCGTAGGACAGAATCTGCTGCATCTGCACGTTCGGCAGCGCCAGCATGAAGAAGATCATCGCCAACGCCGCGGGCATGAACAGGCCGAGGATGTTGCGGCGTGCGTCGACGACGTCGCGCACGTAGCGGCGCACCGGACCCCGGTCACGAGGCAGCAGGTAGGCCTCCTCGCCGGCCATCATCTTCTCGCGACGCTCGGCCATCTCGGCGCGGCGCGCGATCTTCTCGGCCTTGCGTTCCTCCTTGGTGAGGGTCTTGCGCATCTCCTTGCGGCGCGCACGGGCCTCGGCCGCGGTCAGCGGAGCCGGCGCAACGGGCCCCCGGCGCTTGGCGGCCTCGCTGCGCTTGGGCGTCGGCCTGCCCTTCGGCGGCGTGGTGCGGGGCCGGGTGTCCTCGGCGTCCGGGCCGGTTTGCTCGTCCACGGCGGAATCCGCAGCGTCGCCCTCGACGTTCTTGTCGTCGTCGTTGTTCCTTCGGCCCAGCAGTTTCACGCCAGCCAGGTTACTGCCCTCGGCGCGTGGACCCGCCCCCGACCCGATGCATCCCGAGCCGTCCGACCTGGCCCCAACCTGTGGATAAGTCGGGAATAGCCGCAGAACGAGGTACCGTTGACATAGTGAACGCGCGGGCGATCCACGTGTTTCCGATGAACTTAGGCATCCACCCTGCGTGATGCCCAGGATGTTGAGGGAGAGCAATGACTGTTCAGGACGCGACCGCCACCGAAACCCACGGTGTCACCCTGACGGACGCTGCCGCC
This genomic window from Mycolicibacterium goodii contains:
- a CDS encoding adenylate/guanylate cyclase domain-containing protein, encoding MVDLDALEAAGIADARRRAPLISYLDGLGFTAEEMVDAERRGRLFGLAGDHLQASGPAIHSLRTAAGELGLSVADVERAWAALGLTVAGVDVVALSQADVEGLRTWAEMRAVLGEEAATGLLRVIGSALARISEAESSMIRATSPDIQIDLTHDELTTAMAYRTAASYIPRLGALMDAAHRHHLMSTRTYFEHVIRDGSTTVECGVGFADLSDFTALTQMLTTVELTDLLNGFSSAAADVVHAAGGRVVKFIGDAVMWVATTPHLLATAAVELVEHPKARQAHVRVRAGLDFGSVLAINGDYFGSSVNRAARLVQAAEPGQVLVSAALRDALPDWPASGPRELKLKGFDQPVPAFALTPGKTGQSVSDNLG
- a CDS encoding SDR family oxidoreductase: MQSFVTSQDGTRIAVYEQGDPERPTLVMAHGWPDSHVLWDGVVAELGEGYRIVRYDNRGAGASDVPKATSAFTMARFADDFSAVVDQVSPDRPVHVLAHDWGSVGIWEYLSRPGSGARVASFTSVSGPSTDHYGAYVRRGLARPYRPVRFARAVNLASRFSYWIPFSIPVLAPALMRRGAARRLQAIDTPGPKFQSDNLDIDAANSLKIYRANAIRSLTHVRQDHYVQVPVQLICNQKDPVVRGEGYRDESRWVPMLWRRDLNAGHWAPFSHAPAIARAVSELVDHIEGAPPARTLRRAQVGRPRKPFGDMLVSVTGAASGIGRATALEFARLGAEIVVSDIDEAGAKATATAIDEAGGVAHAYGVDVADAEAVERFAVDVCARHGVPDIVVNNAGVGHAGNFLDTPADQYERVLDINFGGVVNCCRSFGRRLVQRGTGGHIVNVASMAAYSPAGAMNAYATSKAAVFMFSDCLRAELASAGIGVTTLCPGLIDTKIVDTTRFDVPAHKAERVEKRRAEIKKRFQARRYGPEKVAEAVVSAVSRNQALRPVAPEAYVAYGVSRLFPAALRRAARAQVL
- a CDS encoding oxidoreductase — encoded protein: MGWFDKFRRGGSVRGGDPAADLQYLQRWVAEHTGVEAYVEPRTTVTDVTVVLVAADGEWTRRRAGGDAGARRLSDRLKIPVYDVQKTGYPQRMRDYDARRRIERERAARRELEES
- the sucB gene encoding 2-oxoglutarate dehydrogenase, E2 component, dihydrolipoamide succinyltransferase; translation: MAISVQMPALGESVTEGTVTRWLKQEGDTVELDEPLLEVSTDKVDTEIPSPAAGVLTKIVAQEDDTVEIGGELAVIGEAGEAPADDSSAASEPEPEPEPEPEQTQPTAAPSESVDSAPEPPRQDGGGSATPILMPELGESVTEGTVTRWLKSVGDKVEVDEPIVEVSTDKVDTEIPSPVAGTLLSITAQEDDTVEVGGELAKIGDAGAAQEAKPEPKPEPKAEPKPEPKAEPKPEPKAEPKPEPKAEPKPEPEPKPEPKAEPAPASSSDSAPYVTPLVRKLAAENGIDLATVKGTGVGGRIRKQDVLAAAEKAKETKQAPAAPAAPAAPAASAAAPAAPAPALAHLRGTTQKANRIRQITAKKTRESLQATAQLTQTHEVDMTKIVALRARAKAEFAEREGVNLTFLPFIARAVIDALKIHPNVNASYNEETKEITYYDAEHLGFAVDTDQGLLSPVIHNAGDLSLGGLARAISDIAARARSGNLKPDELAGGTFTITNIGSQGALFDTPILVPPQAAMLGTGAIVKRPRVIVDEYGNESIGVRSVCYLPLTYDHRLIDGADAGRFLTTIKRRLEEGAFEADLGL
- a CDS encoding leucyl aminopeptidase encodes the protein MSNAPGYQAPTVTVSSSLPRRGVADAVLVVGVVSSDSGEKNSGKNSAPKLLTPAPFFDATVVTAIESGLRALGATGGEGQTHRLVVDALPVASVLAVGLGKARDEWPADVIRRAAGNAARALDKVSTVITTLSALGPQALAATVEGLILGAYRFSDFRSERTAPKDPGLTAITVLAHDTKSATKAEAQRGVDIATAVATARNLVNTPPSHLFPDEFAKRAKALGESAGLKVEVLDEKALEKAGYGGIIGVGKGSARPPRLVRLSHLGAKRKGKRVALVGKGITFDTGGISIKPAANMHHMTSDMGGAAAVVATVVLAAVRQLPIDVIATVPMAENMPSATAQRPGDVLTQYGGTTVEVLNTDAEGRLILADAIVRACEDDPDYLIETSTLTGAQTVALGARTPGVMGSDEFRDRVATRSQEIGENGWAMPLPEELRDDLKSTVADLANVSGSRFAGMLVAGTYLREFVADGVQWAHIDVAAPAYNTGGPWGYTPKGGTGVPTRTMFAVLEDIAANG
- a CDS encoding TIGR01777 family oxidoreductase — translated: MADAVIAIAGSSGLIGSALTSALRADGHRVLRIVRRAPSNPDELFWNPDTGEFDATALHGVDVVVNLCGVSMGDKRWSGAFKQSLRDSRIGPTEVLSGAVVDAGVPVLINASAVGFYGDTRDRITDESAPAGHGFLARLCQDWEAATTQAASSGTRVVLLRTGLVLSRSGGLLGRLKPLFSFGLGARLGNGRQYMPWISLEDHIRAVRFTMWNDDMSGPVNVTGPAPVTNAEFTAVLGRTLGRPTPLFVPAVALRALLGEFADEGLLAGQRAIPAALERGGFEFHHKTVREALADVTASKDV